In the Malassezia vespertilionis chromosome 1, complete sequence genome, one interval contains:
- a CDS encoding uncharacterized protein (EggNog:ENOG503Q5A6; COG:S) — protein MSGRYRARPSDSSSSPPVHQPDTLLSSPPSSPTYGRTFSSISHLSADPFSGSAKTLSSGTLPQFVPSSRRLGRAHTMPDGSMGDRGAGIESLTLVPVGETSSDLTRGTDVLGQFFSSSSEDDLSLSSDDAPRSMEHTPTLLPRTGHTRSFSRTESAGTDPLSALGPRSESTSMRSTRRARLTGTSPRKLTRAAHDTQLLPAWEQPQFTSKAPRIPPLAQQHARAEQWQRIVNNVFDQGKAAPALSLGGCHMGHIPSLIGDLNNYVVIAPRRTESKAHNPARESSASVLEAYFWDNALTRLPSALFQLSNLSVLSLRKNNLTCLPPAIGELRGLRELNIGGNTLRYLPAEIQRLALDTFTYVPNPFCPVPPNARLTQRARNGRAGARTEMSAPAAPRARLVRAHSERSPRGRADESSVPAMVRVLGPLERCAFPSLLHLCIQRLVSADPDGGMCGVLLDRYETGCLRALRHTLDVRLIVMLEAARRSVDKSWGTPTNAPQSDTLSRQLWYEDCTASHTSVSEAPGIDPLLEHADDAAENIYFNRCPDPQEKVPPGNTSDWPLSDAATMDAPLFVAPAEQRMEWVSHVAGIRVAKQGVELLTSVPDAYAAKNSGCLPLLWRGSSAGSLAFLER, from the coding sequence ATGTCGGGCAGATACCGTGCGCGTccgagcgactcgagctcgtcgccgCCTGTGCACCAGCCAGATACACTACTGTCTAGCCCCCCTTCGAGTCCTACGTATGGCCGTACCTTTTCCAGCATATCGCATTTGTCTGCGGATCCATTTTCCGGCTCGGCCAAGACGCTATCGAGCGGGACGCTGCCGCAATTCGTGCCGTCCTCGCGCAGACTCGGGCGCGCACACACGATGCCGGATGGTTCCATGGgcgatcgcggcgctggcatTGAATCGCTGACGCTCGTGCCTGTTGGAGAAACAAGCAGCGATCTGACTCGCGGTACAGACGTGCTCGGTCAGTTTTTTAGTTCCTCATCCGAGGACGATCTGAGCCTCAGCtccgacgatgcgccgagATCGATGGAGCACACGCCGACTCTATTACCCCGCACAGGACATACacgctctttttcgcgcaccGAGTCGGCCGGCACGGATCCGCTCAGTGCGCTGGGGCCACGGAGCGAAAGTACGTCAATGCGGagcactcggcgcgcgcgcctcacAGGCACGTCGCCTAGAAAACTaacgcgcgcggcgcacgatacgcagctgctgccCGCCTGGGAGCAGCCGCAATTTACGTCCAAGGCCCCAAGAATTCctccgctcgcgcagcagcatgcacGGGCAGAGCAGTGGCAAAGGATCGTGAACAATGTGTTTGATCAAGGCAAGGCAGCACCGGCGCTCTCGCTGGGCGGCTGTCATATGGGGCATATTCCCTCGCTGATCGGCGACCTGAACAACTATGTTGTTATCgctccgcggcgcacagagAGCAAGGCACACaatccagcgcgcgagtCGTCGGCCTCGGTGCTCGAGGCCTACTTTTGGGACAATGCACTGACGCGCCTGCCGAGTGCTCTGTTTCAGCTGTCGAATCTAAGCGTACTATCCTTGCGCAAGAACAACCTGACGTGCCTGCCGCCCGCAattggcgagctgcgcgggctgcgcgagctgaaTATCGGGGGCAATACTCTGCGCTATCTTCCCGCAGAGATCCAGCGGCTCGCCTTGGATACATTTACCTACGTCCCGAACCCATTCTGTCCGGTGCCGCCCAATGCAAGACTCacacagcgcgcacgcaacgGGCGCGCAGGAGCACGGACGGAGATGTCGGCGCCTGCTGCACCTCGAGCGAGGCTCGTGCGTGCACATTCGgagcgctcgccgcgcgggCGTGCGGATGAGTCGAGCGTGCCGGCGATGGTGCGTGTGTTGGGGCCGTTGGAGCGATGCGCGTTTCCAAGTCTGCTGCACCTGTGCATTCAGCGACTGGTCAGCGCGGACCCCGACGGGGGAATGTGCGGAGTGTTGCTGGACAGGTACGAAACGGGGTgcctgcgcgccttgcggcaTACGCTTGATGTGCGCTTGATTGTAATGctggaagcggcgcggcgaagTGTGGACAAGAGCTGGGGTACGCCGACAAATGCACCGCAGTCCGATACATTGTCGCGGCAGCTTTGGTACGAAGAttgcacagcgtcgcacACGTCTGTGAGCGAGGCGCCGGGCATTGATCCGCTGCTGGAGCATGCGGACGATGCGGCGGAAAATATATACTTTAATCGGTGCCCCGACCCCCAGGAAAAGGTGCCGCCGGGCAATACGTCTGACTGGCCTTTGTCGGATGCTGCGAcgatggatgcgccgctgtttGTCGCACCTGCAGAGCAACGCATGGAATGGGTATCGCACGTTGCAGGTATCCGCGTTGCGAAGCAGGGAGTTGAGCTACTGACGTCGGTGCCGGATGCGTACGCTGCGAAAAACAGTGGGTGCCTGCCGCTCCTGTGGCGaggcagcagcgccggaAGCCTTGCGTTTTTGGAGCGGTAG
- a CDS encoding uncharacterized protein (EggNog:ENOG503P5W3; COG:K) yields MDTAETERVRGPRSVPLAEDAIQVPDHVKQLYGTATVSSLQLLPVGAIAASATVARALAIARAHHGQSVLVLDNDKMLGYVDMVALVTADAQDAAEEPVQAVYEPFHGTRQDPTYPSTYRLITPETSLGELSVFLQTHPFALITDADRTHVTNVAGAPDLSRYLGNAPRDPGSLGSRTTEEVRRDSALPDLLRMLDTYSPLIPDEVTDFYLERAGFQSQDVRLKRLLALATEKFVADIASDAFQYARIRTNAGPSRSRPGHGSGRDRTRTVLTMDDLSAALGEYGIDARRADSFR; encoded by the exons ATGGACACGGCAGAGACGGAGCGTGTGCGAGGCCCGCGCAGTGTACCTTTGGCAGAGGATGCAATACAGGTGCCTGACCATGTGAAACAGCTGTACGGCACGGCGACTGTTTCttcgctgcagctgctgcctGTCGGTGCCATCGCCGCCTCAGCCACGGTAGCCCGTGCCCTCGCgattgcgcgtgcacaccACGGCCAGTCTGTACTTGTCCTTGACAATGATAAAATGCTTGGGTACGTGGATATGGTTGCGCTTGTGACTGCGGATGCACAGGACGCGGCCGAGGAGCCCGTGCAGGCCGTGTACGAGCCATTTCACGGCACACGCCAAGACCCGACCTACCCAAGCACCTACCGACTCATCACGCCCGAGACGAGTTTGGGAGAGCTATCTGTTTTTCTGCAGACGCACCCGTTTGCACTGATCACCGATGCAGACCGTACGCATGTAACCAATgttgccggcgcgccggatcTCTCGCGCTACCTCGGAAATGCGCCTCGTGATCCTGGATCGCTCGGCTCGCGTACCACCGAGGAAGTCCGCCGCGATAGTGCACTGCCTGACCTgttgcgcatgctcgataCATACTCGCCGCTGATTCCCGACGAGGTCACCGACTTTTACTTGGAGCGCGCTGGCTTCCAGAGCCAGGATGTGCGACT GAAACGACTGCTTGCACTCGCTACGGAGAAGTTTGTCGCCGACATTGCCTCGGACGCGTTTCAGTACGCCCGCATCCGGACCAATGCCGGCCCGAGCCGCTCGCGGCCGGGCCACGGCTCAGGTCGT GATCGTACACGCACCGTGCTCACTATGGACGATttgagcgctgcgctcggcgaaTATGgcatcgatgcacgccgcgcggacAGTTTTCGATAG
- a CDS encoding uncharacterized protein (EggNog:ENOG503NUT3; BUSCO:EOG0926431P; COG:S; TransMembrane:2 (i118-138o165-183i)) yields MVLVGVMRNNLMQLLESKPKPAKRAALRQRNILTRAGALRANYLVLPPSAVAQRRAFYARVLNDGTYLDPEAKEKIEREKRRKPDEMPEMNNPFNDPNTMDTMIEHAKRSAVMMVPQTLIMGWVNFFFTGFVLIKLPFPLTQRFKVMLQRDIDTRDMDVSWVSSLSWYFLNLYGLDAIYRLLLGNNNAADGSRDMAAMNPAMMMGDQMPGQAVDHAKLHAAESDSLELIGAASQNKHVRWVGDGVEDRVLAMYA; encoded by the exons ATGGTGCTAGTGGGCGTGATGCGGAATAACTTgatgcagctgctggagaGCAAGCCGAAgccggcaaagcgcgcggcgctgcgccaacG GAATATCCTTACGCGTGCGGGTGCTTTGCGTGCAAACTACCTTGTCCTTCCTCCGTCTGCGGTCgcacagcggcgtgcgttctatgcgcgcgtgctgaaTGACGGCACGTATCTCGATCCCGAGGCGAAGGAGAAGATTGAGCGCgagaagcggcgcaagcccGACGAGATGCCGGAGATGAATAACCCGTTCAACGATCCGAATACGATGGACACCATGATCGAGCATGCGAAGCGGAGCGCGGTGATGATGGTGCCGCAGACGCTGATCATGGGCTGGGTCAATTTCTTCTTTACAGGCTTTGTGCTCA TTAAACTGCCGTTTCCTCTGACGCAGCGGTTCAAAGTTATGCTGCAAAGGGATATTGATACGCGGGATATGGACGTGTCCTGGGTCTCGTCGTTGAGTTGGTACTTTTTGAACTTGTACGGGCTCGACGCGATTTATCGACTTTTGCTCGGGAACAATAATG CTGCCGATGGCTCGCGCGATATGGCGGCTATGAATCCGGCCATGATGATGGGCGATCAGATGCCGGGGCAAGCGGTCGATCATGCAAAGCTGCATGCGGCTGAAAGCGATAGCCTCGAGCTgatcggcgctgcgtcgcagaACAAGCATGTGCGCTGGGTCGGTGATGGCGTGGAGGATCGCGTGCTGGCCATGTATGCGTAA
- the SMC3_2 gene encoding Structural maintenance of chromosomes protein 3 (EggNog:ENOG503NWDY; COG:D) codes for MPPPTLRRRERTLSRDTAYALARRVLPPPMYIKALTIHGFKSFRDTVGVADFSSQNNVIVGRNGAGKSNFFSAIRFVLSDAYTLLSREERHALLYDASGATSTTLSAYVEIVFDNSDARFPLSGDEVVLRRAISLGKDEYWIDKKSASKAEVDNLLESAGFSRSNPYYIVPQGRITHLTNMSDAERLALLKDVAGTRVYEQRRTDSVDIIRATDARYSGTAELLRDIEQRIEELGKEQGELRKFHARDRERRGLEYTIYQRELADCAELLDALEAERRTDVDTWNAQRAELTEQDHAVAHLEEQLVAARVELEQLALDQAQLDQERRTLGRHRAELESTLEDLGEARDASARTQLETQLRTLTDQIAAKDETLAEQTQAQRRAAQALEQKRGELEQIRSRIAALYAKQGRAAHFASAEERDAAVQSELAALDADAALLASASAAADKSCAEEDAQLQALAAQRTQLEASLASRSDALTRLGDAWRAQNEQRDALVEQKKELWKQETKINATLAHARDQHSAAQRTLAATMDRATASGLASIEAIAAREQMHGVYGPLYQLFSVDDRYKAAVEATAGASLFYVVVDTDATASTLLEHLHKENSGRVTFMPLNRLHPPDVAYPQSNDVIVLLRKLTFDPKYMPALKQVFGKTILCPKLDVAAAHVRSAHGQLNAITLDGDQVDRRGTLSGGFHDPRRSRLDAVRNAQRWLDEVRTGTVALDSTRAQLGEMEQQITQLYSDMHKLETQRQQLQDARTPDLETLAWVRRQEADAKARIARLEHLGAERAIEIASLQTRRVALEAELGTPLVDALRSDEVQALAQLVAQEGAVQKEVAAHTRAAHELANATSALSMELEEGLLREQGDVAGRLESMDTPLHPRGSEEAAASLQRHLDTNAARIGEIQQRYDALATQVQAYEDELEAQHGKQTEHGGEVQRQQKLAERFSAKKQRLLEQRDRVNQQIRDLGALPEDVFDKYTKLSTEQLVEQLQKARNALDQVAHVNKRAVEQYNSFSKQRDTLLQRHAELEKSHGAIDELVEVLDSRKDAALLDTYTQVSDHFARIFAQLVPGGKGRLEMVRDERGVPAGVEIHVAFSSAQQGQRVQQLSGGQKSLVALATVFSIQKTDPAPFYLFDEIDANLDTQYRTAVATMIAQLATDAQFICTTFRPELVERADRFFGIVFGTQKVSSVVEIAKAQALEFVDAAEGQ; via the coding sequence ATGCCGCCtccgacgctgcgccgccgcgaaCGCACACTGTCACGTGATACTGCCtacgcgctcgcgcggcgcgtcttgccaCCGCCCATGTACATCAAAGCGCTGACGATCCATGGTTTCAAGTCGTTTCGCGACACGGTCGGCGTTGCAGACTTCAGTTCACAGAATAACGTGATCGTCGGTCGCAACGGCGCGGGAAAGAGCAATTTCTTCTCTGCAATCCGTTTTGTGCTCAGCGACGCGTATACGTTGCTTTCGCGCGAAGagcggcacgcgctttTGTAcgacgcgagcggcgcgactTCCACCACTCTATCGGCCTATGTTGAGATTGTATTCGACaacagcgatgcgcgcttTCCCTTGAGCGGCGACGAAgtcgtgctgcgccgcgccattAGCCTCGGCAAAGACGAGTACTGGATCGACAAGAAGTCCGCGAGCAAGGCCGAGGTGGACAATCTGCTCGAAAGCGCGGGGTTCAGCCGGAGCAACCCCTACTACATCGTTCCCCAGGGCCGGATCACGCACCTGACCAACATGTCCGACgcggagcgcctcgcgctcctcaaAGACGTTGCCGGAACGCGCGTCTACGAGCAACGGCGCACAGACAGCGTGGATATCATCCGCGCTACAGACGCGCGCTACAGCGGCACGGCAGAGCTTTTAAGGGACATTGAGCAGCGGATCGAGGAGCTAGGCAAGGAGCAgggcgagctgcgcaagtttcacgcgcgcgatcgcgagcgccgcggcctcGAATATACCATCTACCAGCGCGAACTGGCAGATTGTGCAGAGCTGCTGGACGCActcgaggccgagcgccgcaccgaTGTAGATACCTggaatgcgcagcgcgccgagctcacAGAACAGGACCACGCAGTGGCCCACCtcgaggagcagctcgtcgctgctcgtgtcgagctcgagcagcttgcccTCGACCAAGCCCAGCTCGATcaagagcgccgcacccTGGGCCGGCACCGCGCAGAGCTCGAGAGCACGCTCGAAGAcctcggcgaggcgcgcgacgcaagcgcgcgcacgcagctcgaAACCCAACTGCGCACACTCACCGACCAGATCGCGGCAAAAGACGAgacgcttgccgagcagacccaagcgcagcgccgcgccgcgcaggcCCTTGAACAGAAGCGCGGAGAGCTCGAGCAgatccgctcgcgcatcgcggccCTCTACGCAAAACaaggccgcgccgcgcactttgcgagcgccgaggagcgcgacgctgcagtgcagtcggagcttgctgcgctcgacgcggacgctgcactgctcgcGAGCGCCTCTGCGGCCGCGGACAAGAGTTGCGCCGAGGAagatgcacagctgcaggcgcttgctgcgcagcgcacgcagctcgaAGCGAGTCTTGCGTcccgcagcgacgcactcACACGACTTGGCgacgcatggcgcgcgcaaaatgaACAGCGAGACGCGCTGGTCGAGCAAAAGAAAGAGCTGTGGAAGCAAGAGACAAAGATCAATGCGACGctcgcacacgcgcgcgatcagcacagcgcagcacagcgcacaCTTGCCGCGACGATGGACCGCGCCACGGCGTCGGGCCTTGCCTCGATCGAGGCCATCGCCGCCCGCGAGCAAATGCACGGTGTGTATGGCCCGCTCTACCAGCTTTTTTCGGTCGACGACCGGTACAAGGCAGCTGTCGAAGCGACCGCCGGCGCAAGTCTCTTTTACGTGGTCGTCGACACCGACGCAACGGCCAGCACGCTCCTCGAACACCTGCACAAAGAAAACAGCGGGCGTGTCACCTTTATGCCGCTGAACCGGCTCCACCCCCCCGACGTCGCATATCCCCAATCCAACGATGTGATtgtcttgctgcgcaagctcacTTTTGACCCAAAGTACATGCCGGCGCTCAAGCAAGTGTTTGGCAAGACCATCCTTTGCCCGAAACTTGACgttgccgcagcgcacgtccgcagcgcgcacggacAGCTCAATGCAATTACCCTCGACGGCGATCAAGTcgatcggcgcggcacactCTCAGGCGGCTTCCacgatccgcgccgctcacgcctcgacgccgtgcgcaatgcacagcgctgGCTCGACGAGGTGCGCACGGGGACAGTAGCGCTCGACAgtacgcgcgcacagcttgGCGAGATGGAGCAGCAGATTACCCAGCTCTACAGCGACATGCACAAGCTCGAAACTCAGCGCCAGCAGCTTCAggatgcacgcacgcccgACCTGGAGACTCTCGCGTGGGTGCGTAGACAAGAGGCAGacgccaaggcgcgcatcgcacgcctcgagcacctcggcgcagagcgcgcgaTTGAAATTGCGTCGCTCCAGACGCGGCGTGTGGCACTCGAAGCGGAGCTTGGCACGCCGTTGGTcgatgcattgcgcagcgacgaagTACAAGCGCTCGCCCAGCTTGTCGCGCAGGAAGGCGCAGTTCAAAAAGAggtcgcggcgcacacgcgcgctgcgcacgagctCGCCAATGCGACCTCGGCGCTGAGCATGGAGCTCGAGGAAGgccttttgcgcgagcaggGCGACGTCGCGGGGCGGTTGGAGTCGATGGACACGCCTTTGCACCCGCGGGGCTCCGAGGAGGCTGCTGCGAGTCTCCAGCGGCATCTGGACACgaacgcagcgcgcatcggcgagATTCAGCAGCGTTATGATGCCCTCGCCACGCAGGTCCAAGCGTACGAAGAtgagctcgaggcgcagcatggaAAACAAAccgagcacggcggcgaagtgcagcgccagcaaaaactcgccgagcgcttCTCGGCCAAGAAACagcgcctgctcgagcagcgagaCCGCGTGAACCAGCAAATTAGGGATCTGGGCGCGCTGCCGGAGGATGTGTTTGACAAGTATACCAAGCTGTCCACGGAGCAGCTTgtggagcagctgcaaaaGGCGCGGAATGCGCTCGACCAAGTCGCGCACGTTAAtaagcgcgccgtcgagcagTACAATAGCTTtagcaagcagcgcgataCGCTCCTCCAGCGCCATGCAGAGCTGGAGAAGAGCCACGGCGCGATTgacgagcttgtcgaggtGCTGGACAGCCGCAAAGACGCCGCACTGCTCGACACATATACCCAGGTCAGCGAtcattttgcgcgcatctttgCACAGCTCGTCCCGGGGGGGAAAGGTCGGCTGGAAatggtgcgcgacgagcgtgGCGTGCCTGCAGGCGTCGAAATTCATGTTGCGTTtagcagcgcgcagcagggCCAGCGTGTCCAGCAATTGTCTGGCGGGCAAAAGTCGCTGGTTGCGCTGGCGACGGTCTTTAGCATCCAAAAAACCGATCCGGCGCCGTTTTACTTGTTTGACGAGATCGATGCAAATTTGGATACGCAGTACCGTACAGCTGTTGCGACGATGAtcgcacagctcgccaCCGACGCGCAGTTTATCTGCACCACCTTCCGTCCGGAGCTGGTGGAGCGTGCAGACCGATTTTTTGGGATTGTGTTTGGTACGCAGAAAGTCAGTTCGGTCGTGGAGATTGCCAAGGCACAGGCACTTGAGTTTGTGGACGCCGCGGAGGGCCAGTAA
- the SMC3_1 gene encoding Structural maintenance of chromosomes protein 3 (EggNog:ENOG503NWDY; COG:D) gives MDVDMRDAALRPRRGTPRQRNTPYAREALFIKGTSGATWVVVANLVKGTSMEDVRLTFEPFGRVAEIKRFSMPNLASNAVAFQVAFEQRRDALAACKKYDGVLADGRVLQVTLQRSEAVPVQKAAVQAPKQHPRVKLPKGVPSSQDPTLPIATRRRLSEAETKFLREAEQLYKAQGVDSADQLSVQRRRKLAEGEARYFKATKAIMSGGSAEKLQDRLGSLPLMQRLAATGTGGAAPAAATKSAKKRKQRAKRVPSSMDVE, from the exons ATGGACGTCGAtatgcgcgacgcagcctTGCGtccacgccgcggcacgccgcgacaGCGGAACACGCCGTATGCACGCGAG GCGCTCTTCATCAAAGGCACGTCGGGCGCGACATGggtcgtcgtcgccaaCTTGGTGAAAGGAACGTCGATGGAGGACGTGCGC CTTACGTTTGAGCCGTTCGGGCGTGTTGCAGAGATCAAG CGCTTCTCTATGCCGAACCTTGCGAGCAATGCCGTCGCGTTCCAGGTTGCGTTTGAGCAAAGGAGGGATGCCTTGGCCGCGTGCAAGAAATAcgacggcgtgcttgccgatggacgtgtgctgcaggtgacactgcagcgctccgAGGCTGTGCCAGTGCAGAAAGCCGCAGTCCAGGCGCCGAAACAGCATCCTCGCGTCAAGCTTCCCAAAGGCGTGCCTAGCAGCCAGGATCCTACGCTGCCGATTGCTACACGTAGGCGCCTCTCCGAGGCAGAGACCAAGTTTttgcgcgaggccgagcagctGTACAAGGCACAAGGCGTTGACAGTGCCGACCAACTgagtgtgcagcgccgccggaaGCTCGCCGagggcgaggcgcgctATTTCAAGGCGACCAAAGCGATTATGTCGGGTGGCAGTGCGGAGAAGCTGCAGGACAGGCTGGGTAGCTTGCCGCTcatgcagcggctcgcAGCGACGGgcacgggcggcgctgcccCGGCTGCCGCGACAAAGAGCGCAAAGAaacgcaagcagcgcgcgaaaaggGTGCCGAGCAGTATGGATGTCGAGTAG
- a CDS encoding uncharacterized protein (COG:K; EggNog:ENOG503P908), translating to MDTTHARANFSPLAGDAVPGTADAACAFDSFIHAELCACPSGESEAEPEFGFAPLCGAPTHKEHTESGNPIALTRGAYAFPNAPPLWDGAPTSAREGTGSMKQEPDRDPLALVFKQGQKPDVQAAWYSSEAPSNTAALVLDHADKRRKVSVGAESAPDDDMLVQPAEHIQLKSERKASGLRRPRPSASQTTEAGQPFPVIDTSAKHSSLFVPPDTSGLTKREARLVKNRAAAFLSRQRKREQFDELSGKCRILARLSWHLWDALAHTGDAQAMLGNAHGTQTDRVLQGTHLGKKLASEPDEMRAMLHQLLTHQDAFCLEQTELRESTPRQSARPNSECELSAQLYDAQAECAALRARVATLEREKMGAKAEQGSSATLFFQLVDQLLGPRDHHGSVQLQLAQRNHALLCTLGSEPPLDCDGSSDTSMPSLSSTSSLSSAASSGAKRARRVLACCSAPARPAALDAAGLHPLYLDAWAEQHAKQVLGPHHTLPEPAIDALHLQLHGTDLQHTCFLIASWENDGSEAPRLSLYVRREKQAQPGAAAVRRVADTIQDALHLLGHEMEADGADVPLRAALKSEPRILSVPLPP from the coding sequence ATGGATACGACacacgcgcgtgccaaCTTTTCGCCACTAGCGGGTGATGCGGTGCCCGGCACGGCTGACGCAGCCTGTGCGTTTGACTCGTTCATCCATGCGGAGCTTTGTGCATGCCCGAGCGGCGAGAGCGAAGCGGAGCCCGAGTTTGGCTTCGCACCgctctgcggcgcgccgacacACAAAGAGCACACCGAGAGCGGTAATCCAATAGCGCTGACCCGCGGTGCGTACGCATTTCCGAACGCGCCTCCTCTCTGGGACGGCGCTCCCACCTCGGCGCGGGAAGGCACAGGCAGCATGAAGCAGGAGCCTGACCGTGATCCGCTCGCTCTTGTATTCAAGCAAGGGCAGAAACCCGACGTTCAAGCTGCGTGGTACTCCTCCGAAGCGCCGAGCAACACTGCGGCACTCGTGTTGGACCACGCCGATaagcggcgcaaggtaTCAGTCGGCGCGGAAAGCGCGCCGGACGACGACATGCTCGTACAGCCCGCGGAGCATATACAGCTCAAATCAGAGCGTAAAGCGAGCGGCTTGCGGCGTCCGCGCCCGTCCGCATCGCAAACCACCGAGGCCGGGCAGCCTTTCCCCGTGATCGATACCTCTGCGAAGCATTCGTCCTTGTTTGTTCCGCCCGACACGTCTGGCCTGACAAAGCGCGAAGCACGCCTTGTAAAGAaccgtgccgctgcgttCCTTTCTCGCCAGCGCAAACGCGAACAGTTCGACGAGCTAAGCGGCAAGTGCCGcatccttgcgcgcctcaGCTGGCACTTGTGggatgcgctcgcacaCACCGGCGATGCCCAAGCCATGCTTGGCAATGCACACGGCACGCAGACCGATCGTGTGCTGCAAGGCACACATCTCGGCAAGAAGCTTGCGTCCGAGCCCGACgagatgcgcgcaatgcttCATCAGCTGCTCACGCATCAAGACGCGTTCTGTCTGGAGCAGAcagagctgcgcgagagtacgccgcgccaaagcgcaCGTCCAAACTCCGAGTGCGAGCTCAGCGCTCAGTTGTATGATGCACAGGCcgaatgcgctgcgctgcgtgcacgaGTCGCAACGCTCGAGCGGGAAAAGATGGGCGCCAAGGCCGAGCAAGGCAGCTCTGCGACCCTCTTCTTCCAGCTTGTTGACCAGCTGCTTGGCCCTCGCGATCATCACGGAAGTGTccagctgcagcttgcgcagcggaaTCATGCATTGCTATGCACGCTGGGCAGCGAACCGCCGCTGGACTGCGATGGCAGCAGCGATACGTCCATGCCCTCACTCTCCTCCACGAGCAGCCTCAGCTCTGCAGCATCCAGTGGCGCAAAacgtgcacggcgcgtgcttgcatgctgcagcgcccccGCACGGCCCGCCGCGTTGGATGCTGCAGGGCTGCATCCATTGTACCTCGACGCATGGgccgagcagcacgccaagcaGGTGCTCGGTCCCCACCATACCCTACCCGAGCCCGCGATCGATGCTTTGCActtgcagctgcatggTACTGATCTGCAGCATACGTGCTTCTTGATCGCGTCGTGGGAAAACGACGgcagcgaagcgccgcgcctttccttgtacgtgcgccgtgaaaagcaggcgcagcccggtgctgctgcagtgcggcgcgttgCCGATACCATTCAGGATGCACTGCATTTGCTGGGGCATGAGATGGAGGCGGACGGCGCGGATGTGCCGctacgcgccgcgctcaaaTCCGAGCCACGGATCCTGTCTGTACCATTGCCTCCGTAG
- a CDS encoding uncharacterized protein (EggNog:ENOG503NZ0Y; COG:S), giving the protein MADRVNASSFLGLKAELHAARHRTLDAQAQRLQQKPLSLGKKPRGEKRAPDTVDDTETQRHKASRAALERKARMYTKLREGKHGGLDTRGDALVDWDATLDTTGAAADASDDAALDPADALVEYTDEFGRTRMDHKSNTPVAYRESSDAHDMPEENAIYGPATAFPVYKKEARTLPVATADKDESLHFDPDWEIRSRGAAFYRFAHDKAARRAQQTALGARRAETEARRAEAPHTVQPRLGSQRRAARQAVVDAQYVLRFGRHR; this is encoded by the coding sequence ATGGCGGACCGCGTGAATGCAAGCTCGTTTCTGGGGCTCAAGGCGGAGCTCCATGCGGCACGGCACCGCACActcgatgcgcaagcgcagcgtcttcAGCAAAAGCCGCTCAGCCTTGGTAAAAagccgcgcggcgagaaACGCGCGCCGGACACGGTAGACGATACAGAGACGCAGCGACACAAAgcgtcgcgtgcggcattggagcgcaaggcgcgcatgtATACAAAGCTGCGGGAAGGGAAGCATGGTGGACTTGATACAAggggcgatgcgcttgttGACTGGGATGCAACGCTGGACACCACAGGTGCTGCGGCGGATGCCAGCGACGATGCCGCACTCGATCCTGCCGACGCGTTGGTCGAGTACACGGATGAGTTTGGGCGCACACGTATGGACCACAAAAGCAATACACCCGTTGCATACAGGGAGTCTTCTGACGCACATGATATGCCGGAAGAGAATGCCATCTACGGACCGGCGACCGCGTTTCCCGTGTACAAAAAAGAGGCTCGCACGCTGCCTGTTGCTACGGCGGACAAGGACGAGTCTTTGCATTTCGATCCCGACTGGGAAATTcgatcgcgcggcgcagcgttcTATCGATTTGCCCACGATaaggcggcgcggcgcgcacagcaaacggcgcttggcgcgcggcgtgcagagacagaagcgcggcgtgcagaaGCGCCCCATACGGTGCAGCCACGGCTTGgatcgcagcgccgagcggcgcggcaagccgTCGTCGATGCACAGTACGTCTTGCGCTTTGGGCGCCATCGATAG